The nucleotide window TCATATAACTCTCTGATCAGCTAAGTCTACTGCATTCCCCTAATCAGGAGAAATACACAGGAGGCTGTGCAGTATTATGTGTTATGTGAAGCCGTCTCAGCTACTCTTAGGTAACCGTATTTGCTGGAGGTAAGCTGGTGCCGGTGGATGTTATTGTGAAATGCGCTGACCTGTCAGCCACTTATCAGCAGAGGAGAGCATGGCGTTCCTCTGAGCCCGGTAGAACTCCACCACCCTGTGCAGTGCACAGCCACAAACAATGTGGAAAAAACACATGGATAGATGATACATCAACATCAAATTTAGAAATGTCTTTCAGAAGGGCTACAAACACTATGGAAAAAAAGGGAGTCAGGCATttaaccacaaacaaacaaacacacacacacacacacacacaaaataaacaaacaggcaTAAGGCATAATTGCAGCCATCAAAGGCCACGCTGGGTTACAGCCTCAGAGCAGAAAAGTCCGCCCCAGCCATCATTAACTGCACTGATATGAGGGAGAGCGAGCTCACCCGTCGATATGGTTGAGGAAGCCTGACTGACCCCAGGCGTGCAGAAGCTGGGAGACCATGAGCTGGACAGAGGCAATGGAGGAAATCATTAACCAGTAACCAGGGAGAGACTGACATTAGGTACACATCTCAGCATTTACTTCATGAAGTGAAAATCTCTATAAACACATCTGGCATCAGTAGCGCACTTTGAAACGAAATGAAGGACAAACTAGAGAATATAACAGCTGTGAACATCACCTTGGAGCCATTTCACATGCACTACTCACAAAATGTTAGGGATATTCggcttttgggtgaaatttcaggactcacctaaaatccactataacctttacaggtgacCTTAGACATGCATGTacaacagttcaatgtttcagtactttctgtATTGAAACATtcaatttcacccgaaagccggatatccctaactttctgagtagtgtatgtgtatgataaCCTTCAATATGTAGGtcacactatactgtatgttctaatTCTAATTCTAATTTTGTCTAAATCTGTTGATGTGCATGTTCAGTACATGTTCAAacgtattgtactgtatgtaatgactGTTTGGGAAACACAAGTGCCTATTTGTCATTCCAATAGAGCACTTTGAATTTGATAagctgaatttgaatttgagataAACACActacaaagagacagagagagagaggaagacagcaaTGTAATGACGGGGCCTGATGAACTCGCTCCTGACTGCATGGCTTTTTAATCTGCTGCCTCTCCATTAACCTTTATCAGAGCTGAATAAATGATGAGTGCCTCGTGATCCCTTCTTCACAGCGCTCAGCCAGGAaggcaagagagaaaaaggagggagaaagagacagtggctaggaggagaggaaggattaTAAAgtgaagaaaatgtgtgtgtatgtgtgtgtgtgtgtgcgcgcatcagACCAGAGAAATATGACATAGGAAGACAGTGTATATGCATGCCCCTAATGATGGGAAGGATCTTATAGGGATTCTATATTCGAGTGGAATTCTACAGAGTTATCTATATGTGGTCAGGTTGGAGGAGAGTTAAAAATAAGACTGAAAAAAACACGACATACAAAGGgttaaccagagagagagagagaggatgaaggcagagaggcagaggcagaaagCAAACAAGGTAGGCTGAAGTGATGAACGAGTGGAGACGTGTAGGCGATGAGGAGCTGACTCACCTGTGTAAAAGTGCTGGTGTGCATGGTGGACGCCTGGATATGCAGAACCACTCTGTCAACCAACGGCTTCGGCCCCGTCACAAACCCTATcctcagcctacacacacacacacacagacacacagacacagagagagagagagagacagacagacagacagacagagagagagagagagattcaattTAACCTAACTACTCAAGCATGTAGTGTTAGAGAACAGTGCAGACTTTGAATAGTGCAAGTAAGGCATGAGTGTGAATGGGGAGATAGAGGCTGTTTTGTCTGCTTTGTCCTGGGGACTCCTCTGTTTAGTAGAGATGTGGAAGTATGTGTGCCAGAGGGGAGACACTTCAGCACGGAGGAATGCCTCTGGGATGAACACAAAGacatggtttctctctctctctttccttttccatCCATTaacttctctcgctctctcactcttttttccactcacaaggcctctctgtccctgtcacacagtcactcactcactcacacacatacacacacacactttcttgacTGTGTTCATTTCCATACTCCCATCATCATTAATAAAACGCTTAAACATTGTCAGAAACCTGAGTTAAATCACAATGCAGTTCAGGCCTGAATGCACCATACATGCtagcttgagagtgtgtgtatgtgtgtgtgcacgcatgcgtaAGCTCAGAGTCCTGAGGGTACACTCTCAGCAgtgcacacacgtgcgcacacacacacacacacacacccctgagtcAAAGTCAGGTCCAAGGCTAATTCAATTAGGCCCTTGGGGAGTCCAACTGAGACAGGTGGGCCGAGTCTCTCGACACCTACGCCAGTGCGTGAGGAGCTCGCACGTGCTCTGTAGCAGGAAGGACAGCGCCACGGAAACAGAGTCTGTTAATGTGGGACAATTGCCATAATGGAGTTAAACAAACACCTATGGATGATGAGGAATATACGTgtacccgtaatttcctgactattagccgaggcttatatattgattttgcaaaatttcttcagctatgaagttaatGTACGgcgacagttaatatggtatcaatatggttttgtttcttttaacttgcataaaacactgccctgcggcttatacacaatgtggttatatgcgggaaattactgtatatgctgATGAGGAAATCCAAGGGAAAACAAACTGTTAAATTGTGTCAAACTGTGTGTCTCAAATAATGTTCCGTTTATGATTCTTTCCTTTGGTCTATTTTTGCCTCTCTGTGTGCCATTTGCTTCCGACAGAGCTGCCGTAGTGACTAACCATCGCGCGGTCACTCTGACAAACCCCCGTAGTGCTCACCCTGATGACAGGATCTTGGAGAAGGAGTCGGTGCGGAGGATGCGGCCGTCGACGTCCATGGACAGGAAGGTGGGAGCCCACGGCTGTGGAACAAAGCACAGGGAGCCATTTACTGTGAGTCACACACAGATTAAAGTAACCACATGCCATTGCCACACACCAATCAACTAGGATGCTAACCACAAGACACAACAAGACAAGCTCAATCAATGGTCGGTCAGACATAAAGCTATGAAACtaaccacacaaaaacatattgaTTCTAGGCTACACAATTTGATTGGTTGAAAAACCCAGGAATATTTTATAGACTTGAGCTAAAACGTGCCTTCATTTAGATAACAGCATGATGGCTCTTTTaaaaggtaacattttaaacggtATCTACAGTAGTCTGTGAGATAGTGATAACAGATTAACTGCGTAGCCCATAAAAGCAATGAGACTCCTAGCtgtgcaaacaaacactcaaCATCAGTGAACACCAGCTATTTACTATGCAAATAAACTGCTAGGCATTCTCAATTGAGTATTTCCCCACCAGAAAACTGCTCCTGCCTGACTTGACTGACATTGACCTGCTGTAAACCTGAGCAATCACAATTCCTTGGGCACATATGACAGGACTGCCGAGCAGAGTAATATTCTGATATCAGGGGAGACTGATAGTCGGATAGTAATATATGGCAACATACAGAATATTACTGATAAGCCCAAGGTATGAATAAATTGAAAGACCTGGGGACTGTGTTTGTACGAACATTTCACTGACATTTTTTCCTTCCAAAAATTGACTTTATTATTGCCTAGGGCTTGTCccttcgtttgtgtgtgtgtgtgtgtgtgtgtgcgcatgagagagatagggagaaagagagagagagagagagagagagagagagagagagagagagatggtgtgtgtgtgtgtgtgtgtgtgtgtgtgtgtgtgtctgtctgtctgtctgtctgtctgtctgtctgtctctgtgtctgtgtctgtgtctgtgtctgtgtctgtgtctgtgtatgcttgTTGTTTTAAGTTTCCATATTGACTTGTTTCCTGCATCACTGAACTATTACACAGACATCCAGCACAGTCCTGAAGTGATCTGTACTGCAGATGCTCTTGCCCCTTGATCAGGGCCGGGATGAAGTGAGGTGAGTGGACACAAGAGCAAAGGAGAGGCCACTGGTACCTTCTGAAATTGCAGGAAGTAATATGGGTCATCCTCGATGATGAGGAGGTCATACTTTCTGGCAAGCTGCAAAAGATGTACAAAATATGATGTATTAGCTGGCGAAGACCTTCTCAAAAACATCCCCAAACACACCacgcccctccacacacacacacacacacacacacacacacacacacacacacacacacacactttattgcctggacacaaaaacacagtgtAAAAGAGAGAAATCTCTAACTTATCTGACTGCCCCATTcttctgtccatccatccatccatccatccatccatccatccccctactcactttctctctcattcacacaaaaCCTTCGCACTTGccctcacactcactcgctcaccgtcactcacactcgctcactgtcactcactgtctctccccctctccttttatCTCCGCCCActcccccatccctcctccATCGCTCTGCCTCGCCCCGCTCAGCTCCGCCCTGCCCCGCTCCACTCACCTCGTACACCTGCTGCTTGCGCTCCGTGGTCATGGACGCTCCGGTGGGGTTGCCCCCGTTGGGGATGGTGTAGAGCACCCGGGGCACGTTGCTGCCGGCCTTGTGGGCGTCCGCCGGGTCCCAGCGAGACAGGACGTCCCGCAGGCCCTCTGGGATCATGCCGTACTGGTCACTGGGCACGTTGATGAGGTTGCAGCCCAGCGGCTGGAGCTGGGGACGGGGAAGGCCACGGATGCCATAAGGTGACAACAGGTTTAtaaaggtgctgtgtccaccaaacatgtttttttttgcgttgagagcgccctcaacctccttttctccgcgcttcggtcaagtgtttattgttgctatgctaccaaaaccagagacggtttatgaAGAGAAGTAACATTGACGAGCccagcgctgttctaaaagttgaacagatttccaCCGAGGGCtctcagcgctgtgaacgctgagctacatagactttatattgagaatcgtcgccgtcggcgcaaaaaaacgtgattggtggacaccGGCCCTAATgaccacagaaacacagacacaacaactagatgtaccgtATAGAGGTATTTATAATATGACTGCTGCATGGTACTGCCATGTACATCAATGACTACAGCAGAAAACACAAACTAAACTAGCGTTTCTACAtattagtgtgtagtgtaggttGTTTTATGTGGAAATGtttagatagatatatagatagatagataatattgatccccaagggaaaattcatggtcccagcagcttaagacaccacacacaacatacactataatgtaaacaggataatataaagcaaatcaacaaatcaacatgactaaaagagCTGTTTAGTCAGTAAAATACTAAAcactaaagataaagatgtgcatgagcGCAATGAGGATTGGTACTTGGTACGGGTCATGTGTTTACACATGAAAATTACTAATAGTAGCATATTTTTTTCAGTCGCATGGTTGTTCTAAGCTCTGTTAGAGGTCAAACTACTTTGCGAGCACTGAGATTAGCCTGAAGGCTGAAACGTTTGCTCctcattaaaaagaaaagctGCTCCTTTTTGCAAAGACTCTGTGTAGTCATCTTTTTTCAGTGTGCGAACCACCCCTAGCCTCTTCCTCAGAGGTCAAACTATAGAAAGCCTCCTCaacacaaaagcacatacaGGATATAACTGAGGAAATAAAGGGGGGCCAAAGATGGTGGGAAGTTGCGggaaagatacagagagaaactaacagtgacagagagtgagagcaacAGTATGGAGGAGGAGTCACTTCAACATTAGAAAATTTGAAGAGTAACTGAACagaaagagagcgtgagagagtggaaagagaaacagtgacaaacacagggagagagctacagagagagagatagagagagagggcgggaggcgtgaagagagagggatggacaggaagagacagagaaaactgTAGGATGTCATGAATGACGTCTCCTACCGCTGCCAGCGTGCCAGAGTATGTGGGCGCATCCAGCAGAATGTTGTCTCCCGGATTCACCAGCATCTCAAACACCTTCCAAAGACAAGAAAAAGCATGACATTACAAACAACTTTCAAAAACAAGACACATAACATTGCAAACACCCGCCCAAGAAAAGAACCATGACATTACAAACACCAAAGAACAAGAGAGGTGACATTTCAAAACAGAGAACACTTCACTGCGCTAGCAAGCACAAGAGACAGAAATCAAATTGCTAACGTGAAAGAGAGCAGACACAACGACATAAATCATAACAATAATGAGGAAGCGTGCGTCCTCTCCATCTAAACTGAAACGGACGTGAACACATCAGTAGAGAGTCTGGGCTCTGCGGGTGTGATGGCGTCTGCCCAGAAAACAGTCACGTCTGGAGCCACAGCCACTGCCAGATGTGGCCCTGCGGGATTCGCACCAGATTACGAGTAAGCCCCGGGGCTGCTGGTCAGTGTCCAATACACAACTGACACGAGAGTGGAGACTGATTAGAAGAGACTTGCGAAGAGAGGAAAGGTCTCGGAGAGAGAGTCCAGtgacttggagagagagagaaagagagggaggaaagagagagagagagagagagagagagagagagagagagagagagagagagagagagagagaaggggagaattagacagaaaaagagatcGAGCTTCCCAGGCATATGACAGCCGGCGTTGGGATGACTCAGAGCAACGTGCCAGTTGTAGTCGTGGGTGTAAACGGGTGCAAAAAggcttgtgtgagtgtaaaCCTCATTTGCAGTCTATGGTACAACCACACATCTTTCTCGCTTTCTTAGTAAgtgtgtctccatctctctctctctctctctctcttagtgtataacggtgtgtgaatgtgtgtgtgtgtgtgtgtgtgtgtgtgtatgctgtgtgtctgtgagtcagagagagcaaCTGACTGACTCTAAATGGGTAAGCAGGGATGGCTGTATTATATGGAGTATTCCAccttctggtgtgtgtgggtgggtgtgtgtacatatgtacgTGAATGCgtacacgcttgtgtgtgtatgagtgtgagtgtgtatataccTTGTATGAGTCGAGCGTCaatgtgcgtgtgcgtccatgtctatgtgcaaatgtgtgtgtgtattcgtgtgagtgtgcatgtgtgtgtgtatgtgtgtgtgtgtgtgtgtgtgtgtgtgtgtgtgtttgtgcatgtttgtagttgtgtgtgtgtgagtgtgtgtgtgtgtgagtgtgcatgtttgtggtttcgtgtgtgtgtgtgtgtgtgtgtgtctgtgtgtgtgtgcgtgtgtgtgtgcgtgtgagtgtgcatgtggatgtgtgtaccTTGCACAGGCCCTCCTGGCTGCCAGTGgtcacacacatctccatctgGCCTCTCTCGgggctgtagcctacagtaggggGGTTGTGGAGGCTCTTCTGGAGCTCCTTCATCCACGAGACCAGCTCTGGGATGCTGAAGAAAGAACACACGAGCAGCTCTCAACTTAGCTATTCACATTCATCTTTTATGAGCATTTATTGATTTTACAAtgctcttttttgtttgtttgcattgctatAAGAAACATTATTACACCAAAAATCAAGTACAGTAAAAGCTATTGAATTCCATTATAATTTTCCTGCTTTCACTATTGGACCCCCACTAATACAGTAATCACTATACATACATTAAATACTATCCATGCAATAAgcataattataattataatgatTTGCAAGTACTGCAAGTTTGTAACTGATATTCACTTCACTTCAATCATACATTATCATCCCTAGCAACGGCACCAGAATCACCTTCGCTATCATCATAGTAAATGACGTAGTAGTTGAAATGCCCTATTAAtatattcttgaatttccctttggggatcaataaagtatctatcgtCGTTATCAATTATCTCACCATtaccatcacctcctcc belongs to Sardina pilchardus chromosome 16, fSarPil1.1, whole genome shotgun sequence and includes:
- the aadat gene encoding kynurenine/alpha-aminoadipate aminotransferase, mitochondrial, translated to MNYARFLTAVSAARKPSPIRMLTELQQRSPPSLISLAGGAPNPNTFPFQSATIQVKNGEAVVFDEPTMKRALQYSGSYGIPELVSWMKELQKSLHNPPTVGYSPERGQMEMCVTTGSQEGLCKVFEMLVNPGDNILLDAPTYSGTLAALQPLGCNLINVPSDQYGMIPEGLRDVLSRWDPADAHKAGSNVPRVLYTIPNGGNPTGASMTTERKQQVYELARKYDLLIIEDDPYYFLQFQKPWAPTFLSMDVDGRILRTDSFSKILSSGLRIGFVTGPKPLVDRVVLHIQASTMHTSTFTQLMVSQLLHAWGQSGFLNHIDGVVEFYRAQRNAMLSSADKWLTGLAEWHAPAAGMFLWIRLKGVADTQQLIMEKALEKEVLLVPGGVFTINSSEPCPYVRAAFSLSTPAQIDEAFKRLSALIKEAQ